The proteins below come from a single Ictalurus furcatus strain D&B chromosome 27, Billie_1.0, whole genome shotgun sequence genomic window:
- the mcrip2 gene encoding MAPK regulated corepressor interacting protein 2, with protein MMYTITRGPSKLVTQRRTGPTQQQIDSKATDLKHKRSHWLESNSPAPKIVFQRLNTKRFLRSTSPKEEDTTEGFTPAHEENVRFVYEAWQEVEQKLGEGAQPENGKGPVQYAERNPNPSMKNFVPIDLEEWWAQRFLATIANPS; from the exons ATGATGTACACAATAACCAGAGGCCCGAGCAAACTCGTTACACAACGTAGAACAG GTCCCACACAGCAGCAGATTGACAGCAAAGCCACCGACTTGAAGCACAAACGGAGCCACTGGCTCGAGTCCAA cTCGCCCGCTCCCAAAATCGTATTTCAGCGCCTCAACACGAAGCGCTTTCTCAGATCCACCTCGCCAAAGGAAGAAGACACGACTGAAGGCTTTACGCCGGCACACGAGGAGAACGTACGATTCGTCTACGAAG cgTGGCAGGAGGTAGAGCAGAAACTTGGTGAAGGAGCTCAGCCCGAGAACGGGAAAGGCCCGGTGCAGTACGCCGAGAGGAATCCCAACCCCAGCATGAAAA aCTTTGTGCCTATCGATCTGGAGGAGTGGTGGGCGCAGCGCTTCCTGGCCACCATCGCTAATCCGTCGTGA
- the gde1 gene encoding glycerophosphodiester phosphodiesterase 1 translates to MLQLGDAVTCFSAVFVLVLLGTRSAVCSVGLTAILYLFLVVFRFPQVPASLARQVLRPGRLAPGGVSVVAHRAGAHDAPENTIAAIRAASANGATGVELDLEFTADGVPILMHDDTVDRTTNGSGPLSKLRFSELGKLDAAAKHRLRDRFRGEKVPTLQEAVEECIKHQLIIYFDVKGHPDEAAAALKQLYEKHPVLYNSSVVCSFEPKVIYRMRQADRDVVTALTHRPWSLSHFGDGSPRFSSAWKQHWMQALDVLLDWAHHHLLWKLCGVSAFLLQKNYISMDTVQYWAERGVEVVAWTVNTAVEKNFYQQQLNINYITDSLTEDCEPHY, encoded by the exons ATGCTGCAGTTAGGAGACGCTGTGACCTGCTTTTCGGCTGTGTTTGTGCTCGTGTTACTCGGGACCAGGAGCGCAGTGTGCTCAGTGGGCCTCACCGCGATTCTCTACCTCTTCCTAGTGGTCTTCCGTTTCCCACAAGTCCCTGCGAGCCTCGCCAGGCAGGTGCTGCGGCCCGGGAGGCTCGCGCCTGGCGGCGTGTCAGTGGTGGCTCACCGGGCCGGTGCTCACGACGCACCTGAGAACACCATAGCAGCAATAAGAGCG GCCAGTGCGAACGGCGCGACGGGGGTGGAGCTGGACTTGGAGTTCACTGCCGATGGCGTTCCCATCCTGATGCACGACGATACCGTGGACCGGACCACCAACGGATCGGGACCACTGAGCAAGCTGCGCTTCTCAGAGCTTGGCAAATTGGACGCCGCCGCCAAACACAGACTCCG TGACCGTTTCCGTGGAGAGAAGGTTCCGACTCTGCAGGAGGCGGTGGAGGAATGCATCAAACACCAGCTGATCATCTACTTCGATGTCAAAGGTCACCCAGATGAG GCTGCAGCAGCTCTGAAGCAGCTCTACGAGAAACACCCGGTGCTCTACAACTCCAGCGTGGTGTGTTCGTTCGAGCCCAAAGTCATCTACAGG ATGAGGCAGGCTGATCGAGACGTCGTGACGGCGCTGACGCATCGGCCGTGGAGCCTGAGTCACTTTGGCGACGGTTCACCGCGGTTCTCATCGGCATGGAAACAGCACTGGATGCAGGCGCTGGACGTGCTGCTGGACTGGGCGCATCATCACCTGCTGTGGAAGCTGTGTGGCGTGTCGGCGTTCCTGCTGCAGAAAAACTACATCTCCAT ggacaCGGTGCAGTACTGGGCTGAGCGTGGCGTGGAGGTCGTGGCCTGGACTGTGAACACGGCCGTAGAGAAGAACTTCTACCAGCAGCAACTGAACATCAACTACATCACAGACAGTCTGACGGAGGACTGCGAGCCGCACtactaa
- the tmem186 gene encoding transmembrane protein 186 encodes FQLRSPRSIRVTLSLVAPGTRCRCPSPGVQLSLFHSRKLLRTSCPAIKPSLHSPQHQALVPCSDLASRKYTLIYAFPAIRGLRALSRFKLVQTGVTGVLLPAVYYSYLQGQASVSLLSYTTGIAAFAAIMLYTVSYYVRRVVGMMYLDHTHTTLKVAHLSFWGHRRDVYLPVSDVMTLGDTGDSPGEVILRLKRYSCSDTLYFSTRLGRVLDKNGFEKVFGTLSR; translated from the coding sequence ttccagcTGCGATCACCCCGTTCGATCCGTGTGACCTTATCGTTAGTGGCGCCTGGAACCCGATGCCGCTGTCCATCTCCAGGTGTCCAGCTGTCTTTGTTCCATTCTCGCAAGCTTTTGCGGACAAGTTGTCCGGCAATAAAGCCGTCTCTTCATTCACCCCAGCATCAAGCCCTTGTTCCCTGCTCAGACCTGGCGTCCCGGAAGTACACCTTAATTTATGCGTTCCCCGCCATCCGAGGACTACGCGCGCTCTCCAGGTTCAAACTGGTTCAAACTGGCGTCACCGGCGTCCTTCTACCCGCAGTTTATTATTCCTACCTTCAGGGCCAAGCGTCAGTCAGTCTTTTAAGCTACACCACGGGCATCGCTGCGTTCGCCGCAATCATGCTATACACCGTTAGCTACTACGTCCGGCGAGTGGTCGGGATGATGTACCTGGACCACACGCACACCACGTTAAAGGTGGCCCATCTGTCTTTCTGGGGCCACCGGAGGGACGTGTATCTGCCCGTGTCGGATGTAATGACTCTTGGAGACACGGGAGACTCACCGGGTGAAGTTATATTAAGGCTGAAACGCTACAGCTGCTCGGACACACTCTATTTCTCCACCAGGCTGGGGCGTGTGCTGGATAAAAACGGGTTTGAGAAAGTTTTTGGGACTTTGTCTCGATAG